Proteins encoded within one genomic window of Chloroflexota bacterium:
- a CDS encoding LemA family protein, translated as MLPLLIVIVILVLVAVFLVGLYNGLVQRRLRIDEAFAQIDVQLKRRHDLIPNLVNAVKGYMDFEQDVLTKVTEARANAVAAGAQGPVVQAQAENMLTGALRSLFAVVENYPTLKANENVLSLQEQLTTTENQIGFSRQHYNATVLDYNQAIQTFPAVLIAGSLGFTKRDFFEAEAAAQDVPVVALR; from the coding sequence ATGCTGCCGCTCCTCATCGTCATCGTCATCCTCGTCCTCGTCGCCGTCTTCCTCGTCGGGCTCTACAACGGGCTCGTCCAGCGTCGCCTCCGGATCGACGAGGCCTTCGCCCAGATCGACGTCCAGCTCAAGCGCCGCCACGACCTCATCCCGAACCTCGTGAACGCGGTCAAGGGCTACATGGACTTCGAACAGGATGTCCTCACGAAGGTGACGGAGGCCCGCGCGAACGCGGTCGCGGCCGGTGCCCAGGGTCCGGTGGTCCAGGCGCAGGCGGAGAACATGCTCACGGGGGCCCTCCGATCGCTGTTCGCGGTCGTCGAGAACTACCCCACGCTCAAGGCGAACGAGAACGTCCTGAGCCTGCAGGAGCAGCTGACCACGACGGAGAATCAGATCGGGTTCTCTCGCCAGCACTACAACGCGACCGTCCTCGACTACAACCAGGCGATCCAGACCTTCCCGGCCGTCCTCATCGCGGGCTCGCTCGGCTTCACGAAGCGCGATTTCTTCGAGGCGGAGGCGGCCGCCCAGGACGTGCCGGTCGTCGCCCTCCGGTGA
- a CDS encoding peptide ABC transporter substrate-binding protein produces the protein MTTRDRLIVAALASLFVGFAAAIGLPTLVPGGGAASSPAVSPSPSAAAVAYREGILGRPTSIDPLTATSQADRDIVALVFSGLVRLGPDGSVVPDLASGWTVGGAGSTYTFTIRSDAIWQDGAPVTAADVVYTIHTLQDPAYTGPAASSWREVTVAAIDATTVRFTLKTPVASFLQAARQPLLPEHLLGGVSAAGLATATFNDAPVGTGPYRLVSWDATAARLEPFAAAVGRLPAASASPASSAAPSASPERSASPVGASPSATASGTPSTSPATVASPTPMPPPGYIALPAIEFHFYAAAGSLMADYRAGRLDAASGLTPTDALALAATPGSRLVDYPRTTYTGVVLNVRPGHPLLAELPVRQALLEAIDRPAIIASVLAGTGRQADTPIPPSSWAYDPTAVTPVAYSATAAAKTLKAAGWTKTTKGWFAPRSKTAFSIELITPDQVSNPIVFATTNAVAADWRRFGLKVTVTALTPHDFVDSRLAPGKYDAAVVDVDVGLDPDLYPFLASTQTTTGGANVSGVQIPALDAKLIAARAYGPAAKRAAAFRSLQTYLGQTVLSLPLFFRDEPVVVSDRVWGPTPREIADPSGRFWDVLTWRLASGR, from the coding sequence ATGACGACGCGGGACCGGCTCATCGTGGCCGCTCTCGCCAGCCTCTTCGTCGGGTTCGCCGCGGCGATCGGCCTTCCGACGCTCGTCCCCGGCGGAGGCGCTGCATCGAGCCCCGCCGTCTCGCCGAGCCCGTCGGCCGCCGCGGTCGCCTATCGCGAGGGGATCCTCGGTCGTCCGACTTCGATCGACCCGCTCACCGCCACGAGCCAGGCGGATCGCGACATCGTCGCCCTCGTCTTCAGCGGCCTGGTGCGGCTCGGGCCGGACGGCTCGGTCGTGCCCGATCTCGCGAGCGGCTGGACGGTCGGCGGCGCCGGCTCGACGTACACATTCACGATCCGCTCGGACGCGATCTGGCAGGACGGCGCGCCGGTAACCGCGGCGGACGTCGTCTACACGATCCACACCCTCCAGGATCCGGCATACACGGGACCCGCTGCGAGTTCGTGGCGCGAGGTCACGGTCGCGGCGATCGACGCGACGACCGTCCGCTTCACGCTCAAGACGCCGGTGGCGAGCTTCCTCCAGGCTGCTCGCCAGCCGCTGCTTCCCGAGCACCTGCTCGGCGGCGTGAGCGCTGCCGGGCTCGCCACGGCGACGTTCAACGATGCGCCCGTGGGGACCGGTCCCTATCGACTCGTGTCGTGGGATGCGACGGCCGCCCGGCTCGAGCCGTTCGCCGCAGCCGTCGGTCGGCTGCCGGCCGCTTCGGCGTCGCCCGCTTCGTCCGCTGCGCCCTCGGCGTCCCCCGAGCGGTCGGCGTCCCCGGTCGGTGCCTCGCCGTCCGCGACCGCGTCCGGGACACCGTCCACGTCGCCCGCGACCGTGGCGAGTCCGACCCCGATGCCGCCACCCGGCTACATCGCGCTCCCGGCGATCGAATTCCACTTCTACGCGGCCGCGGGATCGCTCATGGCGGACTACCGGGCCGGCAGGCTCGATGCCGCCTCCGGCCTGACGCCGACCGATGCCCTGGCGCTCGCGGCGACCCCCGGCTCACGCCTCGTCGACTACCCGCGGACCACCTACACGGGCGTCGTCCTCAACGTTCGGCCGGGGCACCCCCTCCTCGCCGAGCTTCCCGTGCGGCAGGCCCTCCTCGAGGCGATCGATCGGCCCGCGATCATCGCCTCCGTCCTCGCCGGAACGGGTCGCCAGGCCGACACTCCGATCCCCCCGTCGTCGTGGGCGTACGATCCGACGGCGGTGACGCCCGTGGCCTACAGCGCGACCGCGGCGGCGAAGACACTCAAGGCGGCGGGCTGGACGAAGACAACGAAGGGCTGGTTCGCGCCGAGATCGAAGACGGCGTTCTCGATCGAGCTCATCACCCCGGACCAGGTGTCCAATCCGATCGTCTTCGCCACCACCAACGCGGTCGCGGCGGATTGGCGGCGCTTCGGCCTGAAGGTGACGGTCACAGCGCTCACCCCCCATGACTTCGTGGACAGCCGCCTCGCACCCGGCAAGTACGACGCAGCGGTCGTCGACGTCGACGTCGGCCTCGATCCGGACCTGTACCCGTTCCTCGCCTCGACGCAGACGACGACCGGCGGAGCGAACGTCTCGGGTGTCCAGATCCCGGCCCTCGACGCGAAGCTCATCGCGGCCCGGGCGTACGGCCCGGCGGCGAAGCGCGCGGCGGCCTTCCGGAGCCTCCAGACGTATCTCGGGCAGACGGTCCTCAGCCTGCCGCTCTTCTTCCGCGACGAGCCCGTGGTGGTGTCCGACCGGGTCTGGGGGCCGACTCCACGCGAGATCGCCGACCCGAGTGGGCGATTCTGGGACGTGCTAACATGGCGCCTCGCATCCGGGCGGTGA
- the secG gene encoding preprotein translocase subunit SecG, producing MNPFLAIGQIIVAFALMASILLQARGTGLSGTFGGDSAVFRSRRGIERRLFQFTIALGILFVAFSLVTYALAPATTTAR from the coding sequence GTGAACCCGTTCCTGGCCATCGGCCAGATCATCGTCGCCTTCGCCCTCATGGCGTCCATCCTCCTCCAGGCGCGAGGCACCGGGCTGTCCGGCACGTTCGGCGGCGACTCGGCGGTCTTCAGGAGCCGGCGAGGGATCGAACGGCGGCTCTTCCAGTTCACGATCGCCCTCGGCATCCTCTTCGTCGCCTTCTCGCTCGTCACGTACGCACTCGCTCCGGCGACGACCACCGCCCGTTGA
- the gpmA gene encoding 2,3-diphosphoglycerate-dependent phosphoglycerate mutase has protein sequence MPTLVLLRHGESAWNRENRFTGWTDVDLSESGIAEAHEAARLLGAEGLGFDIAYTSVLRRAIRTLWIVLDDLDLMWLPVHGSWRLNERHYGALQGLDKAETARTYGEEQVRRWRRSYDTPPPALEIDDPRFPGRDARYAGLSATELPRTESLRDTVARFLPYWQAEIAPAVRADRRVLIAAHGNSIRALVKYLDDVGDAEIVGLDIPTGVPLVYELDEDLRPRSHRFLGDPARIAAAMAAVAAQGTTATSPGAARPV, from the coding sequence GTGCCGACCCTCGTCCTGCTCCGCCACGGCGAGAGTGCGTGGAACCGGGAGAACCGATTCACCGGCTGGACGGACGTCGATCTGTCCGAGTCGGGGATCGCCGAGGCCCACGAGGCCGCCCGACTCCTCGGTGCCGAGGGGCTCGGCTTCGATATCGCCTACACGTCCGTTCTCAGGCGGGCGATCCGGACCCTCTGGATCGTGCTCGACGACCTCGACCTCATGTGGCTGCCGGTCCATGGCTCGTGGCGCCTGAACGAGCGCCACTACGGGGCGCTCCAGGGTCTCGACAAGGCGGAGACGGCGCGGACATACGGCGAGGAGCAGGTCCGACGCTGGCGTCGGAGCTATGACACGCCGCCGCCGGCGCTCGAGATCGACGATCCGAGGTTCCCCGGCCGCGACGCGCGGTATGCGGGCCTCTCCGCGACGGAGCTGCCGCGCACCGAGTCCCTGCGGGACACCGTGGCCCGGTTCCTCCCGTACTGGCAGGCGGAGATCGCCCCGGCGGTCCGGGCCGACCGCCGGGTGCTCATCGCGGCGCACGGCAACAGCATCCGGGCGCTCGTGAAGTATCTCGACGATGTCGGCGATGCCGAGATCGTCGGGCTCGACATCCCGACCGGGGTGCCGCTCGTCTACGAGCTCGACGAGGACCTCCGTCCGAGGTCGCATCGATTCCTCGGCGATCCCGCCCGGATCGCGGCGGCGATGGCCGCCGTCGCCGCGCAGGGAACGACGGCGACGAGCCCCGGGGCCGCGCGACCGGTCTGA
- a CDS encoding triose-phosphate isomerase, producing MRPVIIAANWKMHTVPREAAELARTIAARTDDRTVVRIVCPPFVAIPAVRDALSGTGVAVGAQNVHQETAGAFTGEVSAPMLVGLVEWVIVGHSERRRDAGETDALIAAKVRRTLEAGLRPILCVGEQLAEREAGFHEAVVETQLRGALAGLADAPPTGGGRAPFERLVVAYEPVWAIGTGRSARGVDAAEMADLIRRTLHDIGAPAAGEGVPVLYGGSTTAANVGEFLGEPGIDGALVGGASLRPDEMAGIVGRAGVTARARLAASR from the coding sequence ATGCGACCGGTGATCATCGCGGCGAACTGGAAGATGCACACCGTCCCGCGCGAGGCGGCCGAGCTCGCACGGACGATCGCCGCCCGCACGGACGACCGGACCGTCGTCCGGATCGTCTGCCCGCCGTTCGTCGCCATCCCCGCTGTCCGGGACGCCCTGTCCGGTACCGGCGTCGCGGTCGGGGCCCAGAACGTCCACCAGGAGACCGCCGGCGCGTTCACCGGCGAAGTGAGTGCCCCGATGCTCGTCGGGCTCGTCGAGTGGGTCATCGTCGGGCACTCCGAGCGTCGCCGCGACGCTGGCGAGACGGATGCGCTCATCGCCGCGAAAGTCCGCCGGACCCTCGAGGCCGGACTTCGGCCCATCCTCTGCGTCGGCGAGCAGCTCGCCGAACGCGAGGCGGGGTTCCACGAGGCGGTCGTCGAGACGCAGCTTAGGGGGGCCCTTGCGGGCCTGGCGGACGCACCGCCGACTGGCGGCGGCCGCGCGCCGTTCGAACGCCTCGTCGTCGCCTACGAACCGGTCTGGGCGATCGGGACCGGTCGGAGCGCCCGCGGTGTCGACGCCGCCGAGATGGCCGACCTCATCCGCCGCACCCTCCACGACATCGGCGCGCCGGCCGCGGGCGAGGGCGTGCCCGTCCTCTACGGCGGGAGCACGACCGCGGCGAACGTCGGCGAGTTCCTCGGCGAACCCGGCATCGACGGCGCCCTCGTGGGCGGCGCCTCGCTCCGGCCGGACGAGATGGCCGGCATCGTCGGCCGCGCCGGCGTCACGGCGCGGGCCCGCCTCGCGGCGAGCCGCTGA